A window of Pristis pectinata isolate sPriPec2 chromosome 18, sPriPec2.1.pri, whole genome shotgun sequence genomic DNA:
agagtagtggactctgcccaatagatgatgggcacatccctccccaccatcagtagtatttacaggatgcctcaagaaggtaacatccatcatcaaagatccccaccatccgggccatgccatcttttcgcagctgcCTTCAGACAGCAGGTACCGAAGCCTTAAGTctcacaccactaggttcaagaacagctacttcccttcaaccaactgGAAAAACCCTAAATACTACAGCAGtttagaaacactatgaccactctgatcactttgtttttttttgttataattttgcttttttcttgtaaaaattgtgcataatttatgtttgtgtttttcttgtaaatgctgcttatattatgctatgtgcctgtgatgctgctgcaaggcagtttttcattgcacctgtgcacacatgtacttgtgcatatgacaataaactcgactttaaactTTGTTGTGCATTAATGCTTTTATCAACCCTCTTCAGTTGttccatcaccctttgtgtaagtCACTGTCTCCTGGTCTCCACACTGTCACAGACCTGCCTATCCTGCggacccctccccttcctcctgttCCGAGATGttgcccctttctctctccacagatgctgccttaccttcATGAGTATTTTTCAACATTCCCTGTTTTATTCCAGACTCCCGGCACCCGCAGTGTTTTGCTTTGGTCCATGATGGGAGAAAGGGTGCAGCCTTACCGTGAGATCCCCGCACGGACTGCACCGGCGGGCAGTGTTGGCAGCCTCTCAGTTCCTGGAGCAGTTCAGTTTAACCGAGTAGACCAGATCGGCCACGTAGGCCAGGAAGTTGACGCTGATCAGCACGGTGGACATCAGGCACAGTTTCCAGCGGCAGGCCGTCGCGCCGGATCCCGCCGTCGGCTCGTCCTGCCGGCTGAGGCCGAGGGTCCAGGCCACCAGCACGGCGCCGTACAGGAGGGCGCCGACGGCGCTGGCGGCTGCCAGCAGCCGCTCCAGCGGCACCGGGCAGCAGGCCCGGCACTCCATCaccatcaccatggcaaccaggGAGAGCAGCGCGCAGGCACAGAGCGCGGCCACCGTCCACCAGAAGACCGGGAAGGTGGGGATGGTGCCGGTTGCCAAGGGAACGGAGAGGACGCAGGCCACGGAGACTTGCAGCACCTTGAGCAGGCCGGGCCCCGTCGCTAGGTAGGTGCTGCGGTGGGAGCTGCGGGACATCGACACCTCAGCCGCGTAGGCCAGGAAAGCCAGGGAGGAGCAGACGGTGGCGGCGGCGTGGTAGGCGCACGGAGGGTGGATCCAGGCCCTGGGCTGGGCGCAGCGCGGCGGCTTCTCGCCGGCGTTCACCGCCACCAGCAGCGGGTAGGTGACCGAGGCGGCCAGGTTCATGAGACCGGCGAACGCGGCGAAGGCCACCGACAGGTTCTTCCAGGTGAGCGGGAAGAGGCTGTGCACCTGCGTGAACTCCACCACGAAGACGAGGAGGGTGGAGGTGAAGGAGAAGCACCAGGCGACCACGGCGAAGGTGGCGAAGCCCCCGCCCTGGGCCGCGCCGTCACCCGCAGTCTTGGACAGACCCAGCGCCGCGCAGGTGAAGAGGATCTGCAGCAGCCGCGCCACCGCCTTGGGGGAGACCAGGTCACTCGGGTCGCTGAATCTCACCGGCATCTCCACGGGCTGGCCTGATGTCCTCGTCGTCAAGCCACCGCTGTCCAGCAGCCCTGGGGGGCAGTCAAAAGGCAGTAGGCAAGTCAGCCCTCCACGCCAAGTAACCCAGTTACCATCGGTTACATCCTATCTGCAGCAGACACAGAGGGAGGCGGGGTGCATACGTTTCCTGTCTCCCTGCAAAGTCGAAGAACAATGCGATTATCTGATCTAAAACTACCTATTTCCAAACCGCAATAACAGCGCCTGAAGTAACAGCAAGGCGTTGACAACCCATCGCTTGGTGGGCGAGTATATTCTTTCCACCGCCGGATAAGTTGTAGCACAGGCTACCAGCTTTGTTCCACACAACATGATGACTAGAGTATCATGACTGGACACGTTCTGTCCACTTGTGGAATTTCTTATGGCAGGGAACACAACCAGATAAAGTATCCAAGGCCGAATAAAGGGAAACccttcctgacccgaaacattgaccgtctgctttacaccacggatgctgcctgacctgctgagttcctccagcatcttattgttttttcatctggaAACCTTTAAGCTGGAAATTTCCCTTTTGACCATTATGGGTCTTTGAAATCAGTCCAGAAGATCACTTGGACCATTTGTTACTTATGAAGACACTTACCTGGCAGTATTGACGCCATTATTCTTAACAAGATCTTTGAGTACTACTGTATCAACATGATTCAATCAAGGAACATGATCAATCAAGAAGCAGTGGTTCCTTTCCTACTGACAATGTATTGCAGAGACTCACAGCTCTAAGAACAGAACTTCCCGAAATCCTGACTACTTCCACACTTTGCAACATTTCATAAACCATAATTCACTCTGGCTCTCCAACCCCTGCACACTTTATCCATTTGTCAGTTAAGACCCAGCAGTTTATAATAGTTGTTTGAGGTAGTTTAATGTCTGCTGTGATCAATTAGATTACTCATTCTTTCAGTAATTTTTTACATGGACATGGCTGGTTTGGCCAGATGTTATTGCCCATTCTTGGTTGCTCTGAGAAAGGTACACGTCCTTAAACCACTGAAAAAGGATTGAAATCCAGGTTAGAAAATGTCAGTCAAGTTTGTTGGGTGTTGTCAGTTCCAGAAATCTGCACACAGAGCCAAAGAACTTGCGTGAGGTCTCAAATGCATACtactcatctgtattcactaaggggAAAGACATTGTAGTTGCAGCTATCAGGATGGGGAATGGGGATATTCTAAAAGATGTTAACATCAAAAAAGGACGATATATTAGATGTCTTAACAGGCACaaaagtgaataaatccccagagcctgatgagatgcTCTCCCAAAAaagagggattaatgtaggattagtgtaaatgggtagtgtAAACGggtgattagtgtaaattggtgcaaacataatgggccaaaaggcctgtttctgtgctgcatctctctctgactctacttTTAATCTAGTGAAATAATCACTTTGTGAAGTAAGTGTGAACAGCAAGCTGTGGTTTTACTGAGATGAGGAAATGAACCAATGGAGAAGGCAGGTGTTACAGCTTTTAGCCATACATGGTTTACGAGAAACTGACCACAGCTGAGTTGCAGCATCACCTCATCTCAGATCCGCTCATTGCCGTTTTCAGTTGAATTTTAGATACTTTTTGCCAATTTTCCATTTTAAGCAGTGAGTGCGACAATGAGGAGCACACTGTCCTTTCAACTTGAGGAGCTGAGAGCTGAATTACGTTGATAAAGGGCCATCATAGAAGGAGATTGTATACTGCAGCTTGTAATTAAGAGCTTTGGGGTCTCTGAATCCTTTTCTCGCCCATAACCCACACCCACGCACAATGAACAGACCAAAAGGATGGAGGAAATGGAAAATTTCACGGTAGTGGTACCGGAAAGTAACCTCTGTGGGTAATGTGGAGGGAGTTTTATCTAGGTTGACTTTGGATGCAGTAAAGATAGATTTATTCTGCACCTGTTTGATATTTGCACAGGGAAGATAAAAAAGATCACTTCTTTTGTAATGACGAGGTTAAAAAGAAatgtttcagcaaaaaaaaagaaaaattttttCATAGATCCAGTCACGACCTgatatggaaaaataaaacaaaaactgaagatattataaatctgaaataaaaccagaaaatgttggaaatactcagcaggtcaggcagcagctgtggatagAAATATAATTGATGTCTGAACTGAGAAAATGTATAAAACAGACCAGTAAACCCAAATTTAGGGGTTCTGAGTTTGAATTCTAATTTGAAAATGGAATTCAATTTAAGATTCCAATTTAGTAAAAGTTACCATAaacttttggagacacaagagactgcagatgctggaatctagagcaacaaacgatctgttggaggaactcagtgggtcgagcagcatctgtggggagaaaaggaattgatgcagggttttgacctgaaatgtcgacagttcccttttcccccaacagatgctgcccaacccgctgagttcctccagcagaatgtttgttgcacCATGAACTTCTGAATTGTTTTAAACACCCAGCTAGTTCACTCAGTGTTCTTAAGGGACGGACACTTGCTGACATTACATAAGTTGGCCTTTTTTACTATCCTGGACTACACCACAGTAGTTGACACCTAATTGAACCTAAAATACTTCCTCAGAGCAAGAAGTGCTAGACAATAAGTTCTTGCCATGCCTGCGATACCTAAActttaaatgaaaaattaaatttagCTGTACATGGATTTGCTCAAATGACTTATTCATTCTGGCAAATGTCAGCTGGTATTTAGTTGAGGGAACAAAGGGTGGATTGTGTCAACAGAGCATCACAGTATGAGTAAGTGCCAGAAGACATGGAAGGAAAGAGCTAAATGGAAAGTCAAATTCTCACTCCTCTAATATTAATCATCATCAGAAAGTACAAGATATTTTAAACCTGAGTTGTTGCCAATAATTTCATTACCTATATTTCTATATTccacaaaaagaaaataacaggAGTCTTCTATTAGACTTTACTTCAAATCAGAGTTCTAATGAGAGTcagcaaggaaaaacccttgGTTTTAGGAACCTGACAAATGGAGATGGATTCAGAACATAATGTCCAAGCACAATATATGAACAGTCCTGCACATAGCTATTAAAAGCAATGGCCTAGAAATGTACCTTAAGGCCCCTTTTCAGACAATAAAtgtccttctgaaaatccattgtGACTGACAGGAAGCTCAAAGGACACAAAAATTAGTTTGAATTTTTAGGCCAGTCTTTTTACTGACTTTGGTTGTAGTATTGACCAGTTTATTGGGGAGAACGCTGCTTATTTTCGGCAGGACCTTTGGCATCCCCCTCAAATGGGTTAAGGTGATCTGTCTTTTCTCAAGCTCAGTCAATTAATCAAATGTAATTTGCTGGTCTATATAACTCAATTAATCAGCAGTCAatccatttatttattaaaaCTGACTTGTGAATGACTACCATCAACTGCAGAGGAGATAATGCTAGCAGCATTTTAGTTTGTCAACAAATGACAGTGCTTTATTTCAAGAAAGATAACTTCTTTTGGCTTTGCTTTAGGGTAAGTGTTTGGAATATGGCATTTAGTCAACAACATTTCAATCCTTAATCCTGGAAATCTTTCCATCCGTTCCAACCTTAATAAAACCAAGTACTCAAAACACACATTATATCAGCAGATGAAAATAAGTCTCTAACATTAATTAAAATTCATAGAATTGtcccaaaataatttaaataaaaggaaatacaGTTCAATTCAACCCTGGGATGGTTTCAACACTGAGCACCAGTTACTCAGAACTCGCTAGTAATTTTGTTGATCCTCATGAGGACATGCAGTCGATTTGCTCATAAGTTACTACCATGCTGGCTGATTACTTATTTCAATGTTCTTGAGCTCATACTGCCATTCTAAACCAACTTACACCAGCCCTTTCACCTATTGTCCTGTGTGCTTACTGACTTATGGTGGATCACCGTCTTGTGTCGCATCATTGAAATTTTCATAGTGTTCATCgtttaaaattggcatcatgggcGGCACAGCCATTGTGGGCTAGAGAGCctgtcctgtgttgtactgttctatgttctaaattcttcCATAGTCTTGAAGGTTCATAGGTCTGTGCCCTACCTCTCTAACAACCTCTCCAGCCCTACACGTCTCTGACAACTCTGTGTCtcttaattctggcctcttgtgcatcaTGGATTCCTTTGGCCAACAGTTGAGGATACGCCCTAGAGCCCAGCTCTGGAATCCCGTCTCTCCACCTTCTTGTTTAAGGTGCTCCTCAAAACCTGTGCCTTTGACCAAGGGTTTGATTACTTGTCCTTCTTTCTctgatgcagtgtttttttttgacaaattCCGTTTCAGTGAAGTACATTGGAATGTTTTGTAAATTAAAGGTTGCTATATAAATAGAAGTTATTGTTATTGCACACGTGAAGAGCATTTTCCCCCATAATACAGGGAATAAACATCAAAACTTCAGAATCTGCTGATCAACCTCAGTTATTG
This region includes:
- the LOC127579888 gene encoding myeloid-associated differentiation marker homolog, which translates into the protein MPVRFSDPSDLVSPKAVARLLQILFTCAALGLSKTAGDGAAQGGGFATFAVVAWCFSFTSTLLVFVVEFTQVHSLFPLTWKNLSVAFAAFAGLMNLAASVTYPLLVAVNAGEKPPRCAQPRAWIHPPCAYHAAATVCSSLAFLAYAAEVSMSRSSHRSTYLATGPGLLKVLQVSVACVLSVPLATGTIPTFPVFWWTVAALCACALLSLVAMVMVMECRACCPVPLERLLAAASAVGALLYGAVLVAWTLGLSRQDEPTAGSGATACRWKLCLMSTVLISVNFLAYVADLVYSVKLNCSRN